In Daphnia magna isolate NIES linkage group LG5, ASM2063170v1.1, whole genome shotgun sequence, a single genomic region encodes these proteins:
- the LOC116922709 gene encoding carboxypeptidase B yields the protein MSVLFSVLALGCALLVHQAASDDKAVSYSGYQVWTITTRSNEESQLVLNLRQLYGLDVWQWQEFQSADAPTDLLVPPQLIKELKLKLNEANISYVVKIEDLQSDINDENPKANSSSFDTKAAHKMDWISYHRLDDIYGYLNYLAATYPNLVELINIGTSYENRSLYLVRISNATAPDSQPAVWIDGGFHAREWISPALATYIIKQIVEEPANAKLLNNIDWYIMPVANPDGYEYSHVRSRLWRKTRSLTTSARCLGVDPNRNFDFKWGGSGSSSNPCSQVFKGSKAFSEVETLAYSKFIISKSKQIKLYLTLHSYGQKLLIPWGYNREYPSNFADMLALGNCAASKFKIFKYGVGNKVDLLYRAAGNSADWAKSIGINYVYTVELPTRGFVVPASNITPIVQDFFPAIDVFATKIATLKV from the exons ATGTCAGTGTTGTTCTCCGTGCTCGCCCTGGGTTGCGCGTTGCTCGTCCACCAAGCGGCGTCAGATGACAAAGCCGTTTCTTACTCAGGTTATCAGGTTTGGACAATCACGACTCGTTCGAACGAAGAAAGCCAGCTCGTTTTGAATCTCAGACAACTTTATG gacTTGACGTATGGCAATGGCAAGAATTTCAATCCGCCGATGCTCCAACCGATCTTCTTGTTCCTCCACAACTCATAAAGGAATTGAAACTCAAGCTAAACGAGGCCAACATATCTTACGTAGTTAAGATCGAAGATTTACAGTCGGATATCAACGATGAAAACCCGAAGGCCAACTCCAGTTCATTCGATACGAAAGCAG CGCACAAAATGGATTGGATCAGCTATCACCGTCTAGACGACATTTACGGCTACCTGAATTACCTGGCTGCTACGTACCCAAATCTGGTCGAGTTAATCAATATTGGCACGTCGTACGAAAATCGGTCGCTCTACCTGGTTCGCATCTCCAACGCAACGGCTCCCGACAGTCAACCGGCCGTTTGGATCGACGGAG gATTTCACGCTAGAGAATGGATTTCGCCCGCGCTTGCCACGTACATTATCAAGCAAATCGTTGAAGAACCGGCCAATGCGAAACTATTGAACAACATCGACTGGTACATTATGCCTGTTGCTAATCCTGACG GATACGAGTACTCACACGTGAGGAGCCGACTTTGGCGTAAAACTCGGTCGTTAACAACATCAGCCAGGTGCCTTGGTGTTGACCCCAATCGTAACTTTGATTTTAAG TGGGGAGGTTCAGGCTCGAGCAGCAATCCTTGCTCCCAGGTATTTAAGGGATCGAAAGCCTTTTCCGAAGTGGAGACCCTTGCCTATTCAAAGTTTATCATCAGCAAATCTAAACAAATCAAA CTCTACCTAACGCTTCATAGTTACGGCCAAAAACTTCTCATTCCTTGGGGTTATAATCGAGAGTATCCGTCTAATTTCGCTGACATGTTGGCACTTGGCAATTGCGCCgcttcaaaattcaaaatattcaagTACGGTGTTGGCAATAAAGTCGACCTTCTCTATCGTGCTGCAG GGAACTCTGCAGACTGGGCCAAGTCGATTGGCATCAACTACGTCTACACTGTTGAACTGCCTACCAGAGGGTTCGTTGTGCCCGCCTCCAACATTACACCAATAGTTCAGGATTTTTTCCCTGCCATCGATGTCTTTGCTACTAAAATAGCCACCCTAAAAGTTTAA
- the LOC116922708 gene encoding carboxypeptidase B gives MHLLPFAWLVLGCVFCFCQAAPTNDDDFVTYSEFQVWKITTRSNEENKLVLQMIRHYGFEAWKDSDAISAPIGVLIPPPFLEEMKLKLAATNISYEVEISDLQTAINDENASINVSAITTKMAHKMDWTSYHRLDDIYGYLKYLADTYPKLVRLIDIGTSYEDRPLYVVRISNSSSPDTQPAVWIDAGIHAREWISPAVATYILHQLVEEPTNAGLLLNVDWYIMPIMNPDGYEYTHMKNRLWRKTRSKTSSKKCRGVDANRNFGYQWGGAGSSRDPCAIKFRGANAFSEPETLATSNFITEKSKQIKLYLTLHSFGQVFLLPWGHSVTYPSDYDEMKSLAKNAASKFKRYKYRVGNLAAVLYRASGNSADWAKSIGIDYSYTVELPAKDFLLPASRILPVSQDFFPALEVFAAKVATLKVTYSFPA, from the exons ATGCATCTCCTGCCGTTTGCTTGGCTAGTTTTGggttgtgtgttttgtttttgccaaGCCGCCCCAACAAACGATGACGACTTTGTAACTTATTCGGAATTCCAAGTCTGGAAAATTACGACCCGTTCgaacgaagaaaacaaactcgTTTTGCAGATGATTCGGCATTACG GATTCGAGGCGTGGAAAGATAGTGATGCTATTAGTGCCCCAATTGGCGTTTTGATACCACCACCTTTTCTAGaggaaatgaaattgaaattggCAGCAACCAACATCTCTTACGAAGTCGAAATCAGCGATTTGCAGACCGCCATCAACGACGAAAACGCGAGTATCAATGTCAGCGCTATTACTACCAAAATGG CTCACAAAATGGACTGGACCAGCTATCACAGACTAGACGACATTTACGGCTATCTCAAGTACCTGGCTGACACATACCCGAAACTTGTTCGATTAATTGACATCGGTACTTCATACGAAGATCGACCACTCTACGTTGTTCGAATTTCCAACTCCTCTTCGCCCGACACGCAGCCGGCCGTCTGGATAGATGCAG GAATTCACGCTCGTGAGTGGATATCACCCGCGGTGGCAACTTACATTCTCCATCAGCTTGTCGAAGAACCGACAAACGCTGGACTGTTGCTCAACGTCGATTGGTATATTATGCCCATTATGAATCCCGACG gtTACGAGTACACACATATGAAGAATCGGCTTTGGAGGAAAACTCGGTCTAAAACGTCATCAAAAAAATGTCGTGGTGTGGACGCAAATAGGAACTTTGGTTATCAG TGGGGTGGTGCTGGATCAAGCAGAGATCCCTGCGCAATCAAGTTCAGAGGAGCAAACGCTTTCTCAGAGCCGGAGACTTTGGCCACATCAAATTTCATCACAGAGAAATCGAAGCAAATCAAA CTCTATCTGACGCTGCACAGCTTTGGTCAAGTTTTCCTGCTCCCATGGGGTCATTCCGTCACTTACCCATCCGATTACGACGAGATGAAATCACTGGCTAAAAATGCTGCGTCTAAATTCAAACGCTATAAATACAGAGTCGGAAACTTAGCCGCCGTTCTCTACCGAGCTTCAG GAAACTCGGCTGATTGGGCGAAATCAATCGGCATCGATTATAGTTACACGGTGGAGCTGCCCGCTAAAGATTTCCTTCTACCAGCATCGAGAATCTTGCCAGTGAGTCAAGACTTCTTTCCCGCCTTGGAAGTTTTTGCTGCTAAAGTGGCCACTCTTAAGGTTACGTATAGTTTTCCAGCTTGA